The following coding sequences are from one Oncorhynchus nerka isolate Pitt River linkage group LG6, Oner_Uvic_2.0, whole genome shotgun sequence window:
- the gria2b gene encoding glutamate receptor 2b, with protein MPKLMNSSVFFLPVLWGLALGGSQSVQIGGLFPRGADQEYSAFRIGMVQFSTPEFRLTPHIDNLEVANSFAVTNCFCSQFSRGVYAIFGFYDKKSVNTITSFCGTLHVSFITPSFPLDGTHQFIIQMRPDIKGPLLSLIEYYKWDKFAYLYDSDRGLTTLQVVLDTAAERKWQVMAINVGNLKDERKDEAYRSLFQDLENKKERRVILDCEQDKVRDIMEQVITIGRHVKGYHYIIANLGFVDGDLSKIQYGGANVSGFQIVDFDDPLVSKFDQIWEALEEKEYPGADSKIRYTSALTYDSVQVMTEAFRYLHKQRIDIARKGNNGDCLANPAVPWAQGVEIERALKQVRVDGLTGNIQFDQHGKRVNYSVNIMELKNNGPVKIGYWNEVDKMAVTKSDVFPNDTTGMENKTVIVTTILEAPYVMLKKNADLFLDNERYEGYCVDLAAEIAKHCGFKYQLKIVGDGKYGARDAETKIWNGMVGELVYGKADIAVAPLTITLVREEVIDFSKPFMSLGISIMIKKPQKSKPGVFSFLDPLAYEIWMCIVFAYIGVSVVLFLVSRFSPYEWHTEEYEDGQIQTNESTNEFGIFNSLWFSLGAFMRQGCDISPRSLSGRIVGGVWWFFTLIIISSYTANLAAFLTVERMVSPIESAEDLAKQTEISYGTLDSGSTKEFFRRSKIALFDKMWTYMRSAEPSVFVKTTAEGVLRVRKSKGKYAYLLESTMNEYIEQRKPCDTMKVGGNLDSKGYGIATPKGSSLRNAVNLAVLKLNEQGLLDKLKNKWWYDKGECGSGGGDSKEKTSALSLSNVAGVFYILVGGLGLAMLVALIEFCYKSRAEAKRMKVTFTDAMRSKARLSITGSTGENGRVMTPEFPKAVHAVPYVRPGMGMNVSLTDLS; from the exons TCTGTTCCCAGTTCTCGAGAGGAGTTTACGCCATCTTTGGATTCTACGACAAGAAGTCGGTCAACACGATAACGTCGTTCTGTGGGACTCTGCATGTGTCATTTATCACCCCCAGCTTCCCGCTGGATGGAACTCATCAATTCATCATCCAGATGAGGCCTGACATCAAAGGACCCCTACTCAGCCTCATTGAGTACTACAAGTGGGACAAGTTTGCCTATCTCTACGACAGTGATAGAG GTTTGACCACGCTGCAGGTGGTGCTGGATACGGCTGCGGAGAGGAAGTGGCAGGTGATGGCCATTAACGTGGGCAACCTGAAGGACGAGAGGAAAGACGAGGCCTATCGCTCCCTCTTCCAGGACCTGGAGAAcaagaaggagagacgggtcatCCTGGACTGTGAACAGGACAAAGTCCGAGACATTATGGAGCAG GTCATCACCATTGGCAGACATGTGAAaggctaccactacatcattgcAAATTTG GGTTTTGTGGATGGGGACCTCTCCAAAATCCAATATGGCGGAGCCAACGTGTCAGGTTTCCAGATTGTGGATTTTGATGACCCGTTGGTGTCCAAATTTGACCAGATTTGGGAGGCTCTGGAGGAGAAGGAATACCCTGGTGCCGACAGTAAGATTAGG TACACATCTGCGTTGACCTACGACTCAGTGCAGGTGATGACGGAGGCCTTCCGCTACCTGCACAAGCAGCGCATTGACATCGCCAGGAAGGGCAACAACGGCGACTGTCTGGCCAACCCCGCTGTGCCCTGGGCGCAGGGAGTGGAGATCGAGCGCGCACTCAAACAG GTTCGTGTGGACGGCCTCACAGGGAACATTCAGTTCGATCAACATGGCAAACGAGTCAACTACTCAGTTAATATCATGGAGCTGAAAAATAATGGTCCTGTGAAG ATTGGATATTGGAACGAAGTTGACAAAATGGCTGTCACAAAATCAGACGTGTTCCCGAATGACACAACAGGGATGGAAAACAAAACTGTCATTGTGACCACAATCTTG GAAGCCCCATATGTAATGCTTAAGAAGAACGCTGACCTTTTTCTAGACAATGAAAGATACGAGGGCTACTGTGTAGATTTGGCCGCTGAGATAGCCAAGCACTGTGGCTTCAAATACCAGCTGAAAATAGTGGGGGATGGAAAATATGGAGCTCGAGACGCTGAGACCAAGATCTGGAACGGAATGGTGGGAGAGCTCGTCTATGGG AAAGCTGATATAGCCGTGGCACCATTGACCATTACCCTCGTCCGAGAAGAAGTCATTGACTTCTCCAAGCCCTTCATGTCCTTGGGGATCTCCATCATGATCAAGAAGCCCCAGAAGTCTAAACCTGGAGTCTTCTCTTTCCTGGACCCTCTGGCCTACGAGATCTGGATGTGCATCGTGTTTGCCTACATCGGTGTGAGCGTGGTGCTCTTCCTGGTCAGCCGATTCAGCCCATACGAGTGGCACACAGAGGAGTACGAGGATGGCCAGATCCAGACTAATGAATCGACCAACGAGTTTGGGATATTCAACAGTCTCTGGTTCTCCCTCGGCGCCTTCATGAGACAGGGCTGTGACATCTCGCCAAG ATCCCTCTCTGGGCGTATTGTGGGAGGGGTGTGGTGGTTCTTCACCTTGATCATCATCTCCTCCTACACGGCCAACCTGGCTGCCTTCCTCACTGTTGAGAGGATGGTGTCGCCCATTGAGAGTGCTGAGGATCTGGCGAAGCAGACCGAGATTTCCTATGGAACACTGGACTCCGGCAGTACCAAGGAGTTTTTTAGg cGCTCCAAAATTGCCCTATTCGATAAGATGTGGACTTACATGCGGAGCGCAGAGCCCTCTGTGTTCGTGAAAACCACAGCAGAGGGGGTGCTGCGGGTGCGCAAGTCCAAGGGCAAATACGCCTATCTGCTGGAGTCCACCATGAACGAGTACATCGAGCAGAGGAAGCCCTGCGACACCATGAAGGTCGGCGGCAACCTGGACTCCAAAGGCTATGGGATCGCCACGCCCAAAGGATCCTCATTAAG AAATGCGGTTAACCTCGCAGTACTAAAACTGAATGAGCAAGGCCTGTTGGAcaaattgaaaaacaaatggtggTACGACAAAGGAGAGTGCGGCAGCGGGGGAGGTGATTCCAAG GAGAAGACGAGCGCCCTCAGTCTGAGCAACGTTGCTGGGGTCTTCTACATCCTGGTCGGCGGACTTGGTTTGGCCATGCTGGTGGCCTTGATTGAGTTCTGTTACAAGTCCCGAGCCGAGGCGAAACGAATGAAG gtgaCCTTCACAGACGCGATGAGGAGCAAAGCGAGGCTGTCTATAACGGGGAGTACTGGGGAGAACGGCCGTGTGATGACTCCAGAGTTTCCGAAAGCAGTGCATGCAGTACCTTACGTGAGACCTGGCATGGGAATGAACGTCAGCTTGACAGATCTCTCCTGA